The DNA sequence CGAAATGGCAGACCCTTCCCGTCACTCCTACGCTTCCAGCGGCCACGCGGGACGGGTTCTTGCCCGTATCGGGTGCGGAGATCTGGTACGCAGTCTACGGCTCAGGTGACCCCGTCATCTTGTTGCACGGGGGCCTCGCCAATTCCAGCTACTGGGGACGTCAGGTTCCTGAACTCGCCAAGTTCTGCCAGGTCATCGTTCTCGACAGCCGCGGCCACGGCCGCAGCACCTGGGACAACCTTGTCGGCTACGACCTCATGGTTTCCGACGTCGTCGGGGTGATGGAGCAGTTGAACATAACCAGAAGTGCCATCGTCGGCTGGAGCGATGGTGCCATTACCGGCCTCAAGCTGGCGATGCGGTATCCCGAGCGGGTCAGCGGTGTTTTCGCCTTCGGGGCGAATAGCAGCCCGTCTGGAACCTTCGATCTAACCAACAGCGTCATGTTCAGCGCATACGAGGCCCGGGCCCGCGTCGAATATGCGAGCTTGTCCCGCACTCCCGGCGGATACCCTGCCTTCTATGATCAGATGCTCAAGATGTGGACCTCGGAGCCAAACATGACGGACCGCGATCTCCAGGGAATCCAGGTTCCCGTCTGGGTCGTGGATGGCGATCATGAGGAAGTCATCCAACGAACGGACACACTGTTCATCGCCGACAACATTCCGAACTGCGGTTTGCTGATTCAGCCGGAAGTCAGTCACTTCTCCCTCTTGCAGGATCCTGACCAGTTCACCCAGGATATTATTCGCTTCTTGCAGGCGAAGGGTATCGCCAAGATATCCGACGCGCTTGCGGACGCCCGTCCAATCTATGCTTGAGCCCATTGCTCTACGGGCGGGCGACCCACTGCGGCACGGCCGGATTGACGACCTTGGTCGGCGTCGCCGTGCATTCGACCCGATTGCGCCCATTCGCCTTGGCCGAGTAGAGCGCCATGTCGGCGCGCTGCATGACGGGATCCAGAGCCTCGCCGCTCCCGACGGCGGTGACACCGAAGCTCGCCGTTACACGCGCTGCTTCCGGGAGGCCGACGATCTGCTGGGACATGATGGCAGCGCGCATGCCGTGCGCAACGACGCGGGCTTCTGACAAGTCCGTGCAGGGCAGAAATACCGCGAACTCCTCACCGCCAAGGCGGCCGGCCACGGCACGGTTCGGCATGACGTCCATCAGCACCCGCGCAAAACGACGAATCACCTCGTCACCGGCGAGGTGGCCGTAGGTGTCGTTGACCAGCTTGAAGCGATCGAGGTCGGCGAGGATCAGCGTACCTGGTGTCTGGGTCGCACGCGCATGCAGGAGCGGAATGACGCGATCCATGAAGCCGCGACGATTGTAGAGCCCCGAGAGAAGGTCTATTTCCGAGCGGGCCTGCACATCGTCGACGATGTCCTTCACCATCACGCCGAGCATCGCAAGCCCTGCTCCAACGATCAGCATCGCGCCAAGCGCCTGGGAAATGAGTGCGAACGGGCTCGAAACGTAGTCCTGTGCGGTGGCGCCCGAGCCGGCCGCAACGG is a window from the Ensifer adhaerens genome containing:
- a CDS encoding alpha/beta fold hydrolase, whose translation is MTGVLGVSFGEAKWQTLPVTPTLPAATRDGFLPVSGAEIWYAVYGSGDPVILLHGGLANSSYWGRQVPELAKFCQVIVLDSRGHGRSTWDNLVGYDLMVSDVVGVMEQLNITRSAIVGWSDGAITGLKLAMRYPERVSGVFAFGANSSPSGTFDLTNSVMFSAYEARARVEYASLSRTPGGYPAFYDQMLKMWTSEPNMTDRDLQGIQVPVWVVDGDHEEVIQRTDTLFIADNIPNCGLLIQPEVSHFSLLQDPDQFTQDIIRFLQAKGIAKISDALADARPIYA
- a CDS encoding GGDEF domain-containing protein, whose amino-acid sequence is MGGAISLLAVNFIIAQIFTAAFLTIAAKSRQRRAALWCGAGFAVASLAAVCEAIVPFSSAPRPFAIGAFACMLGGFCLLRFGLGLFYQVPVRWPVLGVWFVAGVALDMAIYDLPRGTWQHAIPYQMPFFLIQLWTASVVLRSGRRSFFDWLLFGLLALCSLYYLVKIYAAVAAGSGATAQDYVSSPFALISQALGAMLIVGAGLAMLGVMVKDIVDDVQARSEIDLLSGLYNRRGFMDRVIPLLHARATQTPGTLILADLDRFKLVNDTYGHLAGDEVIRRFARVLMDVMPNRAVAGRLGGEEFAVFLPCTDLSEARVVAHGMRAAIMSQQIVGLPEAARVTASFGVTAVGSGEALDPVMQRADMALYSAKANGRNRVECTATPTKVVNPAVPQWVARP